GAGCAACGCGGTGGCCGCCCGCGCGTCATCGCCGAGCGCGCCCGCACAGGCCGCACACGGACAGTCGGGGCGGGGAAGTCCCGCGGGGGCACCGGTGCCGAGGAGAGTCAGTTCCACGGAACCGATTTTCGCGTGTCCGCGCAGGTCTCGCGCGCCCCCACTCTCGACTTCGCTCGAGCGGGGGGACCCCCACGGCTAGGCTCAGGGCAGGAGCCGGACCAAGATCCGGCTCCTGCTCTGCACGTGCTGACACCTTGGAGGCGTACATGGCGGCATGGACGTGGCGGTTCGAGAAGGCCGACGGGGCTGAGGTCCAGCCCGCGGTGCAGCCCGAGGAGTTCACGACCCAGGGGGACGCCGAGTCCTGGGTCGGGGAGAACTGGAAGGCGCTGCTGGAAGGCGGCGCGGACCAGGTACGGCTGTTCGAGGACTCCACCGAGATCTACGGGCCGATGAGCCTGCACGCCGAGCAGTCGTAAGCGGGGAGGGGGTGAGGGCCGCACGGTCGTCCGGCCCTCACCCCGCCCTCCCGTCACTGCTCACCCAGCGTCACATCCACCGTCTTCTCACTGCCGTTGCGCGTGTACGTCACCGTCGTCCGCTCGCCCGGCCGGTCGGAGGCAAGCTCCTCGGCGAGTGAGGTGATGGTGGTGATGTCCGTGTCACCGAGCCGGGTGATGATGTCCCCGGGCTCGATTCCGGCCTTGTCGGCCGCCCCGCCCGCCATCACCTCGACCACGGCGACGCCCGCGACCTGGTAGTCGTCGTCCACGACCGTTCGGCCCGTGATGCCGAGCGCCGCCCGGCCCGATTCGGTGACCTTGCCGTCCCTCACGATCTGGTCGGCGATGGTCCGCACTGTCGACGCCGGGATCGCGAACCCGATGCCGGGCGCCGCGCCCTCGCCCCTGCCGGGTTCGGTGGCTGCGAGGGTCGGGATGCCGATGACCCGGCCGTCGAGGTTCACCAGGGCACCACCGCTGTTGCCGGGGTTGATGGCGGCCGACGTCTGCACCATGTTGGCGATCGTCGCGCCCGTACCACCCTCGCTGCGGCCCTCGGTGACGGTCCGTCCGGTCGCCGAGACGATGCCCTGCGTCACGCTGGACGACAGTCCCAGAGGTGAGCCCATGGCCAGCACGATCTGCCCGACCTCGACCTTCGCCGAGTCCCCGAACGCCGCCGCCTTCAGCCCCTTCGGCGCCTTGTCGAGCTTGATGACCGCGAGGTCCTGCTGCGGGTAGGAGAAGACGAGCCGTGCGGTGAAGGTGTCCTCGCTGTTGGCGGTCGTCACCCGGAAGCTGTCCTCGTTCCCCACGACATGCGCGTTGGTGACGATGTGCCCCTGGCCGTCGTAGACCACCCCCGAGCCCAGATCGTTCCTGGCCTGGATCTGCACGACCGACGGCAGCACGTCCTTGATCACCTTCAGGTAGCCGTTCTGCAGATCGTCGACCGCCCGCGGGGCGGCGGCCTGCGCGGCCTGCGTGGTCGAGCCCTCCTCCTCGCGCGAGCGCGAGGACGGGGAGCCGGAGCACGCGGAGAGGAGCCCGAGGCAGCACAGCACGGCGACGGCCGCGACGACCGGCCGCAGGGCAGGGAAACAGCGAGCATCCATGCCCCGAGTCTCACCGCGGAACCCGGATCCGGCCCGTGGTGCTCGCCCGAACGAGCCTTGACCAATCGACAAGGCCTAAGCAGGTCGGGCGAAGTCCGCTGCGGTTCGGCAGCGCCCCAAAGGGGCGCGGGGCTGCGTTGGATATGCGGCTTCCGCCGCGCGGGCGCGACCAGCCACGACGGCGCCGCAGACGACCGACGACACATCGCGGCACTTCAAGCGGAGCGCCTAGCCGCGCACTCCGCACAGATGCAGCAACGCCGCGACGCTCCGATAGGGATCCGTCTTCCCGGCCCGCTCCTCGACCGCCAGCAACGCCTCCACGTCCGCCGGGATCTCCGCCCCGTCGGCAGCCGTGTCCGTGAACACCCGTACGCCGTACCAGGTGTGCAGCGGCGCCCCGATCCCGGCGAGCGTCGCCGTCAGCTCGGCGAGCCGGTCGGCCCGTACGTCGAGCCCCAGCCGATTCCGGTACGCGGTGGTGTCGAAGGCGTCCAGCGCCGCGGCCCAGTCCCCGGCCAGTCCCGGCCGCATGGCCAGCGCGTCGCCGTTGCGCACGAGCAGCGACAGCAGCCCGCCCGGGGCGAGCATCCGGGCCAGCCCGGCCAGCAGCGGATCGGGCTCCTTGATGTACATCAGCACGCCATGACAGAGCACGACGTCGAAGCTGCCCGGCAGGAAGTGGACGCCGGTGTCCCGCCCGTCCCCCTGGACGATGCGGACCCGCTCCCGGATCCCCTCGGGCTCGCCGGCGAGCTCCTCACGGGCCGCCGCGATCATCTTCGGGTCCTGCTCGACGCCGGTCACCTGGTGCCCGGCCCTGGCCAGGCGCAGCGCCTGGGTGCCCTGGCCCATCCCCACGTCGAGCACCCGCAGCCGCTGCCCGACCGGGAACCGCCCGGCTATCTGCTCGTCGAGCTGCCGGGCCACCAGCTCCTGTCGTACGACATCGCGCAGCCCGCCCAGCTCGCTGAGCCACGCGTCGGCCGCACCCCCGGTGAAAGCAGCTGTGCTCAGGGCCGCTCTCCGCGCTTGACCTGCGGCTTCGGCAGCCGGAGCCGGCGCATCTGCAGCGAGCGCATCAGCGCGTAGGCGACGGCGCCGCGCTTGGGCTCGTCGGGGAAGCGCTCGGCGAGCCGCTTCTTCAGGCGAACGCTCGTGAGCACCGAGTCCAGCACGATGAGCACGATCACGATCAGCCACAGCAGCAGCGCGATGTTCTGCAGCGCCGGCACCTGCACCATGCTCAGCACGAGGATGACCACGGCCATCGGCAGGAAGAACTCCGCGATGTTGAAGCGCGAGTCGATGAAGTCACGCGCGAACCTGCGGACCGGACCCTTGTCACGGGCCGGCAGATACCGCTCGTCGCCCCCGGCCAGCGCCTGGCGCTGCTTCTCCAGGGCGGCCCGGCGCTCCTCGCGCTGGCGCTTGGCGGCATCCTTGCGCGTCATCGACGTGTTGGCCACGCTGCGACGCTGGGACTGGGCCTCACTGCGCTTGGGCGTGGGGCGGCCCTTCGGGGCCTCGGGGTGACGGGTCTGATTGGAGTCGGTCACCAGCGCCTTGTCGGCGGTCTGGGCCTTCTCTTCCTTGGCACGGCTACGGAACACAAAACCCAAGGGTACGGGGTGCCAGGGGTTGGACCCCAGCCCCGTGGGGAACGATCCGGCAACACCAGTCGTCGTAGGGGGACAGAGGGGACGTTGCAGACGGGGGAGTCACCTACTCCTTACGCCGGAGCGGGACCGTACGCAGTCGTCCTTGGGGATGAGCGCATCCGTCCCCGAACAGTGCGTCAATGGATGCAGGGCCCGTACTGTGGGTTCTGTCGCAGAGCTGGAGCTGGACGTCAGAAGGGGGCGCGCGAAGCCCATGAGCGGTGTCATGAAGCGTATGGGGATGATCTTCCGCGCGAAGGCGAACAAGGCCCTTGACCGGGCCGAGGACCCGCGCGAGACCCTCGATTACTCGTACCAGAAGCAGCTGGAGCTGCTCCAGAAGGTCCGCCGCGGCGTCGCCGACGTGGCCACCTCGCGCAAGCGCCTGGAACTCCAGCTCAACCAACTCCAGCAGCAGTCGTCGAAGCTGGAGGACCAGGGCCGCAAGGCGCTCGCACTGGGCCGCGAGGACCTGGCCCGCGAGGCGCTGTCCCGCCGCGCCGCC
Above is a window of Streptomyces sp. DT2A-34 DNA encoding:
- a CDS encoding DUF3043 domain-containing protein, whose product is MGSNPWHPVPLGFVFRSRAKEEKAQTADKALVTDSNQTRHPEAPKGRPTPKRSEAQSQRRSVANTSMTRKDAAKRQREERRAALEKQRQALAGGDERYLPARDKGPVRRFARDFIDSRFNIAEFFLPMAVVILVLSMVQVPALQNIALLLWLIVIVLIVLDSVLTSVRLKKRLAERFPDEPKRGAVAYALMRSLQMRRLRLPKPQVKRGERP
- a CDS encoding bifunctional 2-polyprenyl-6-hydroxyphenol methylase/3-demethylubiquinol 3-O-methyltransferase UbiG → MARQLDEQIAGRFPVGQRLRVLDVGMGQGTQALRLARAGHQVTGVEQDPKMIAAAREELAGEPEGIRERVRIVQGDGRDTGVHFLPGSFDVVLCHGVLMYIKEPDPLLAGLARMLAPGGLLSLLVRNGDALAMRPGLAGDWAAALDAFDTTAYRNRLGLDVRADRLAELTATLAGIGAPLHTWYGVRVFTDTAADGAEIPADVEALLAVEERAGKTDPYRSVAALLHLCGVRG
- a CDS encoding S1C family serine protease — encoded protein: MDARCFPALRPVVAAVAVLCCLGLLSACSGSPSSRSREEEGSTTQAAQAAAPRAVDDLQNGYLKVIKDVLPSVVQIQARNDLGSGVVYDGQGHIVTNAHVVGNEDSFRVTTANSEDTFTARLVFSYPQQDLAVIKLDKAPKGLKAAAFGDSAKVEVGQIVLAMGSPLGLSSSVTQGIVSATGRTVTEGRSEGGTGATIANMVQTSAAINPGNSGGALVNLDGRVIGIPTLAATEPGRGEGAAPGIGFAIPASTVRTIADQIVRDGKVTESGRAALGITGRTVVDDDYQVAGVAVVEVMAGGAADKAGIEPGDIITRLGDTDITTITSLAEELASDRPGERTTVTYTRNGSEKTVDVTLGEQ